From Candidatus Eremiobacteraceae bacterium, one genomic window encodes:
- a CDS encoding heavy metal-associated domain-containing protein, whose product MSGMRNSDCEKRVSDTLMAVSGVRAVRVSFAEGRAVVSGDPDIATPDVLSHAIGVAGYVPGEVWFAE is encoded by the coding sequence GTGTCCGGCATGAGGAATTCGGATTGCGAGAAACGCGTCTCCGACACGTTGATGGCTGTGTCCGGCGTGCGTGCAGTCCGCGTCAGCTTTGCCGAGGGACGGGCGGTGGTCTCCGGCGATCCCGATATCGCGACTCCCGATGTGCTCTCCCATGCGATCGGCGTCGCGGGCTACGTGCCCGGAGAAGTTTGGTTCGCCGAGTAG
- the rplM gene encoding 50S ribosomal protein L13 gives MRTPLLAKNDVNRTWYVVDAQGKTLGRLATRISRVLQGKHKPDYTPHADTGDFVVVVNAEKIHLTGKKWTDKIYYKHSQYPGGMTERTAGDIRTKHPTRLIEYAVRGMLPVNRLRANRLKRLRIFVGAEHEHVAQQPKELKTD, from the coding sequence ATGCGAACTCCTCTGCTCGCGAAGAACGACGTCAACCGGACATGGTATGTCGTCGATGCTCAAGGCAAGACCCTCGGCCGCCTGGCCACCCGGATTTCTCGCGTGCTTCAGGGCAAGCACAAGCCGGACTACACCCCGCACGCCGACACCGGCGACTTCGTGGTCGTCGTCAACGCCGAGAAGATCCACCTCACCGGCAAAAAGTGGACCGACAAGATCTATTACAAGCACTCGCAATATCCGGGCGGCATGACCGAGCGCACGGCCGGCGACATCCGCACGAAGCACCCCACGCGCCTCATCGAATACGCGGTGCGCGGAATGTTGCCGGTGAACCGTTTGCGCGCCAACCGTTTGAAACGTCTGCGCATCTTCGTCGGCGCCGAGCACGAACATGTCGCGCAGCAACCTAAGGAATTGAAGACAGACTGA
- a CDS encoding site-2 protease family protein: MSAPDPHPGGIPPELLPPGYRIVAVQNNPSESGAPGQIPDDNRNAKNNQVKAGAAGIGLTLLAWWAKVKGLLFLLLNFKWIAIAGKLLLSGGSLIVSIWAWSLLFGWPFATGFVLLILVHEMGHVIAMYWRGIKASVPIFIPFFGAFVAMREMPPNARVEAEVAIAGPLLGTAGAAVCYIVGAQGGGKIWFALASAAFFINLFNMLPVIPLDGGRVVGALSPKLWVAGLVAIVAMTIIWHGAGLLFIVLIVALSWRRILSAFHPDQATDPYYEVPSGERLAIGLAYFGLAGLQAIGWHIAGIAVGTS; this comes from the coding sequence TTGTCGCGGTGCAAAATAACCCCAGCGAATCCGGCGCGCCCGGCCAAATTCCGGACGACAACCGAAACGCAAAAAACAATCAGGTCAAGGCGGGCGCCGCGGGCATAGGTCTCACCCTACTCGCATGGTGGGCGAAGGTCAAAGGCCTGCTCTTCCTGCTCCTCAACTTCAAATGGATCGCCATCGCCGGAAAGCTGCTGCTTTCGGGCGGGTCGCTGATCGTAAGCATCTGGGCGTGGTCGCTCCTCTTCGGCTGGCCGTTCGCGACCGGATTCGTTCTGCTCATCCTCGTGCACGAAATGGGTCACGTGATCGCGATGTATTGGCGCGGCATCAAGGCGAGCGTGCCGATATTCATACCGTTCTTCGGCGCGTTCGTCGCCATGCGCGAGATGCCGCCCAACGCGCGCGTCGAAGCCGAGGTGGCGATCGCGGGCCCGTTGTTGGGAACGGCGGGAGCAGCCGTGTGCTACATCGTCGGCGCGCAGGGCGGCGGCAAGATCTGGTTCGCGCTCGCATCGGCGGCTTTCTTCATCAATTTGTTCAACATGCTGCCCGTCATACCGCTGGACGGGGGCAGAGTCGTCGGCGCACTTTCGCCGAAGCTGTGGGTGGCGGGCCTCGTGGCAATCGTCGCGATGACCATCATCTGGCACGGCGCCGGTTTGCTGTTCATCGTGTTGATCGTCGCGTTGTCGTGGCGACGCATTCTGTCTGCGTTTCATCCGGATCAAGCGACGGACCCTTACTACGAAGTGCCGTCCGGCGAGCGCCTTGCGATCGGTCTCGCATACTTCGGTCTGGCCGGATTACAGGCTATTGGTTGGCACATCGCGGGTATCGCCGTCGGCACGTCGTGA
- the rpsI gene encoding 30S ribosomal protein S9, with product MAHTIGNIHGGTGRRKRSVARVLLTLGKGAIKVNDRPAEEYMGRATLMQIIRQPLEATNSVERFDITVNAHGGGLTGQAGAIRHGVARALVQMDETLRPVLRKAGLLTRDPREKESKKYGRKRARKRFQFSKR from the coding sequence ATGGCCCACACCATAGGCAATATCCACGGCGGAACCGGCCGCCGCAAGCGCTCCGTTGCGCGCGTGCTGCTCACGCTCGGCAAGGGCGCGATCAAAGTCAACGACCGCCCCGCGGAAGAATACATGGGCCGCGCCACGCTGATGCAGATCATCCGGCAGCCGCTCGAAGCCACGAACAGCGTCGAACGATTCGACATCACCGTCAACGCGCACGGCGGCGGACTCACCGGACAAGCCGGCGCCATTCGTCATGGCGTTGCGCGCGCGCTCGTGCAGATGGACGAAACGCTGCGCCCGGTGTTGCGCAAAGCCGGCCTCCTCACGCGCGACCCGCGCGAAAAAGAGTCCAAGAAATACGGCCGCAAGCGCGCCCGCAAGCGCTTCCAGTTCAGCAAGCGCTAG